In the Klebsiella aerogenes KCTC 2190 genome, one interval contains:
- the cysS gene encoding cysteine--tRNA ligase: MLKIFNTLTRQKEEFKPIHAGEVGMYVCGITVYDLCHIGHGRTFVSFDVVARYLRFLGYKLKYVRNITDIDDKIIKRANENGESFVALVDRMIAEMHTDFDALNILRPDNEPRATHHIAEIIEITEQLIARGHAYVADNGDVMFDVPTDPNYGLLSRQDLDQLQAGARVDVVDVKRNPMDFVLWKMSKEGEPSWPSPWGEGRPGWHIECSAMNCKQLGNHFDIHGGGSDLMFPHHENEIAQSTCAHDGEYVNYWMHSGMVMVDREKMSKSLGNFFTVRDVLKYYDAETIRYFLMSGHYRSQLNYSEENLKQARSALERLYTALRGTDKSAQPAGGEAFEARFIEAMDDDFNTPEAYSVLFDMAREVNRLKTEDAAAANALAAHMRKLSSVLGLLEQEPDAFLQSGAQADDGEVAEIERLIQQRLDARKAKDWAAADAARDRLNEMGIVLEDGPQGTTWRRK; this comes from the coding sequence ATGTTAAAAATTTTTAATACACTGACGCGCCAAAAAGAAGAATTTAAACCTATTCATGCCGGGGAAGTTGGCATGTACGTGTGTGGAATTACCGTTTACGATCTCTGTCATATCGGCCATGGCCGCACCTTCGTCTCCTTCGACGTTGTCGCTCGCTATCTGCGCTTCCTTGGTTACAAGCTGAAGTACGTGCGCAACATTACCGATATCGACGATAAAATCATTAAGCGCGCTAATGAAAATGGCGAAAGCTTTGTCGCGCTGGTCGATCGCATGATCGCCGAAATGCATACAGATTTTGACGCTCTGAACATTCTGCGCCCGGACAACGAGCCGCGCGCCACCCACCATATCGCTGAAATTATCGAAATCACCGAGCAGCTGATCGCCCGCGGTCACGCTTATGTGGCGGATAACGGCGACGTGATGTTCGACGTGCCGACCGACCCTAACTACGGTCTGCTATCGCGCCAGGATCTCGACCAGCTGCAGGCGGGCGCTCGTGTCGACGTGGTTGACGTCAAGCGTAACCCAATGGACTTCGTCCTGTGGAAGATGTCAAAAGAGGGCGAGCCGAGCTGGCCGTCACCGTGGGGTGAAGGGCGTCCAGGCTGGCACATTGAATGCTCGGCGATGAACTGCAAACAGCTGGGTAATCACTTTGATATTCACGGCGGCGGTTCGGATCTGATGTTCCCGCATCACGAAAACGAAATCGCGCAATCGACCTGCGCCCACGACGGCGAATACGTCAACTACTGGATGCACTCCGGAATGGTGATGGTCGATCGCGAGAAAATGTCGAAATCGCTGGGTAACTTCTTTACCGTCCGCGACGTGCTGAAGTACTACGATGCCGAAACCATCCGCTACTTCCTGATGTCCGGCCACTATCGCAGCCAGCTGAACTACAGCGAAGAGAACCTCAAGCAGGCGCGTTCGGCGCTGGAGCGTCTGTACACCGCGCTGCGCGGGACCGACAAATCCGCGCAGCCTGCCGGCGGCGAAGCCTTCGAAGCGCGCTTTATTGAAGCGATGGATGACGACTTCAATACCCCGGAAGCCTACTCGGTGCTGTTCGATATGGCGCGTGAAGTGAACCGCCTGAAAACGGAAGACGCGGCGGCCGCGAACGCGCTGGCGGCCCATATGCGTAAGCTCTCTTCGGTGCTGGGGCTGCTTGAGCAGGAGCCGGACGCTTTCCTGCAGAGCGGCGCGCAGGCCGATGATGGCGAAGTGGCGGAAATCGAAAGGCTTATTCAACAGCGTCTGGATGCGCGTAAAGCGAAAGACTGGGCGGCGGCGGATG